One segment of Streptomyces sp. NA02950 DNA contains the following:
- a CDS encoding SAM-dependent methyltransferase: MNIDTTKPHAARMYDYYLGGKDHYEVDEQAAAHVLSVYPGIKTCARTNRAFMHRATRWLAGEAGIRQFLDIGTGIPTEPNLHQVAQSVAPDARIVYADNDPIVLAYAQALLHGTPEGRTAYIQADVREPERILKAPELHETLDLNQPLALSFNALFHFVPDEHQPYELVRQFIDALPSGSYLVLSHCTPDFDPETWKKVVEIYHQGGIPAQVRSKGEVERFFEGLELVAPGVEEPHRWQPDGEVTALSSADVSFWAGVARKP; encoded by the coding sequence ATGAATATCGACACCACCAAGCCGCATGCGGCGCGGATGTACGACTACTACCTCGGTGGCAAGGACCACTACGAGGTCGACGAGCAGGCCGCGGCCCATGTTCTCTCGGTCTATCCGGGGATCAAGACCTGTGCGCGGACCAACCGGGCCTTCATGCACCGGGCCACGCGCTGGCTCGCGGGCGAGGCGGGGATCCGGCAGTTCCTCGACATCGGCACCGGCATACCCACCGAGCCCAACCTCCACCAGGTCGCGCAGAGCGTCGCCCCGGACGCCCGGATCGTGTACGCGGACAACGATCCGATCGTGCTGGCGTACGCCCAGGCCCTGCTGCACGGAACGCCGGAGGGCCGCACGGCCTACATCCAGGCCGACGTACGCGAACCCGAGCGGATCCTCAAAGCCCCCGAACTGCACGAGACGCTCGACCTGAACCAGCCGCTGGCGCTGTCGTTCAACGCGCTGTTCCACTTCGTCCCGGACGAGCACCAGCCGTACGAACTGGTCCGGCAGTTCATCGACGCCCTGCCCTCGGGCAGCTATCTGGTGCTCTCGCACTGCACCCCGGACTTCGACCCGGAGACCTGGAAGAAGGTCGTCGAGATCTATCACCAGGGCGGAATCCCGGCGCAGGTGCGGTCCAAGGGCGAGGTCGAGCGGTTCTTCGAGGGGCTGGAGCTCGTTGCGCCGGGCGTCGAGGAGCCGCACCGGTGGCAGCCGGACGGTGAGGTGACCGCCCTCAGCAGCGCGGACGTCTCGTTCTGGGCGGGTGTGGCCCGCAAGCCCTGA
- a CDS encoding HAMP domain-containing sensor histidine kinase, translating into MRPPFRPFRPFRFRGPRPSLRTTFALSFAAVASVVTLLVGGLSYDAAAGLVRVDQQSAFDDVVRDLRTEVRGEKVVLSEYPSEVPVPYDLRGDLRRISRMDVQVINGRGTVYDAGKPPLPVGHEDRATAASGTAGAVVRRNVGLGGEQYRMATVAVGDGTGAIQVAQQISDTEDLLQELQKRTALFIAAVIAAAGLAGWWLAGRITRRLMRLTRVAESVAATGRMEVAVPVAGQDEVGRLGRAFDGMLGQLARSKDDQRRLVQDAGHELRTPLTSLRTNVSLLRRFEELPPSAREDLLADLAGETRELTDLVNELVELAAGQKDDEPRARVSLEAVATTVATLAGRRTGREITVRAEGDTRVGGGPAALQRAISNLVENAAKFDEEGTEPVEVVVIGRRVEVRDRGPGIAEEDRERVFDRFYRAPGARSLPGSGLGLAIVREIALAHGGTVFARSRPGGGAVLGFTVGDRPVKP; encoded by the coding sequence GTGCGTCCCCCCTTCCGGCCCTTCCGGCCCTTCCGGTTCCGCGGTCCGCGGCCCAGTCTGCGGACCACCTTCGCGCTGTCCTTCGCGGCCGTGGCCTCCGTGGTGACCCTGCTGGTCGGCGGCCTCAGCTACGACGCCGCGGCCGGTCTGGTACGGGTCGACCAGCAGTCCGCCTTCGACGACGTGGTCCGCGATCTGCGGACCGAGGTCCGGGGGGAGAAGGTGGTGCTCAGCGAGTATCCCTCCGAGGTGCCGGTCCCCTACGACCTGCGGGGCGATCTGCGCCGGATCAGCCGGATGGACGTCCAGGTGATCAATGGCCGGGGCACCGTCTACGACGCGGGCAAACCCCCGCTGCCGGTCGGCCACGAGGACCGGGCGACCGCCGCGTCCGGTACGGCCGGGGCCGTGGTGCGGCGCAACGTCGGCCTCGGCGGCGAGCAGTACCGGATGGCCACCGTGGCGGTGGGCGACGGCACCGGGGCGATCCAGGTGGCCCAGCAGATCAGCGACACCGAGGATCTGTTGCAAGAACTCCAGAAGCGCACCGCGCTGTTCATCGCCGCCGTCATCGCGGCCGCCGGACTCGCCGGATGGTGGCTCGCGGGGCGGATCACCCGGCGTCTGATGCGGCTGACCCGGGTCGCCGAGAGCGTCGCGGCGACGGGCCGGATGGAGGTTGCGGTACCGGTCGCCGGACAGGACGAAGTGGGCCGTCTGGGCCGGGCGTTCGACGGCATGCTGGGACAGCTCGCCCGTTCCAAGGACGATCAGCGGCGGCTGGTCCAGGACGCCGGACACGAACTGCGCACTCCGCTCACCTCGCTGCGCACCAATGTCTCGCTGCTGCGCCGCTTCGAGGAGCTTCCGCCGTCCGCGCGCGAGGACCTGCTCGCCGATCTGGCGGGGGAGACCCGTGAACTGACCGATCTGGTCAATGAGCTGGTGGAGCTGGCGGCCGGTCAGAAGGACGACGAGCCGCGGGCGCGGGTGTCGCTGGAGGCGGTGGCCACCACCGTCGCGACCCTCGCCGGCCGCCGGACCGGCCGTGAGATCACCGTACGGGCGGAAGGCGACACCCGGGTCGGGGGCGGTCCGGCCGCCCTGCAACGGGCGATCTCCAACCTGGTGGAGAACGCCGCCAAGTTCGACGAGGAAGGCACCGAACCGGTCGAGGTGGTGGTCATCGGCCGCCGGGTGGAAGTCCGCGACCGTGGCCCCGGTATCGCCGAGGAGGACCGCGAACGGGTCTTCGACCGCTTCTACCGGGCCCCCGGCGCCCGCAGTCTGCCCGGCTCCGGACTCGGCCTCGCCATTGTGCGCGAGATCGCCCTCGCCCACGGCGGCACGGTCTTCGCCCGGTCGCGGCCGGGCGGTGGTGCGGTGCTGGGTTTCACGGTCGGCGACCGTCCCGTGAAGCCCTGA
- a CDS encoding response regulator transcription factor, which translates to MMNTVLLAEDDRAIRHALERALTLEGYRVTAVSDGIEALAAAHREHPDVVVLDVMMPGVDGLQVCRVLRAEGDRTPILMLTARVETADRIAGLDAGADDYVAKPFEVEEVFARLRALLRRAAPVPAQPGEPAIDGVIDVADLRLDASARRAWRGGTELELTRTEFDLLELLARNAGIVLDHSTIYARIWGYDFGPGSKNLAVYIGYLRRKVDLEGTEPLIHTVRGVGYTLREE; encoded by the coding sequence GTGATGAACACCGTGCTGCTCGCCGAGGACGACCGTGCCATCCGCCATGCCCTGGAGCGGGCCCTGACCCTGGAGGGATACCGGGTCACCGCGGTCTCCGACGGCATCGAGGCGCTGGCCGCCGCACACCGCGAGCATCCGGACGTGGTGGTGCTGGACGTGATGATGCCGGGGGTGGACGGGCTCCAGGTGTGCCGGGTGCTGCGCGCCGAGGGGGACCGTACACCCATCCTCATGCTCACCGCGAGGGTGGAGACCGCCGACCGGATCGCGGGCCTGGACGCCGGCGCGGACGACTACGTCGCCAAACCCTTCGAGGTCGAGGAGGTCTTCGCCCGGCTGCGGGCCCTGCTGCGCCGCGCCGCCCCGGTCCCCGCGCAGCCCGGCGAACCGGCCATCGACGGCGTGATCGACGTCGCGGACCTGCGGCTGGACGCCTCGGCGCGGCGGGCCTGGCGCGGCGGTACGGAACTGGAGCTGACCCGCACCGAGTTCGACCTGCTGGAGTTGCTGGCGCGCAACGCGGGCATCGTCCTGGACCACTCCACCATCTACGCCCGCATCTGGGGCTACGACTTCGGCCCCGGATCGAAGAACCTCGCCGTCTACATCGGCTATCTGCGCCGCAAGGTCGACCTGGAGGGCACCGAGCCGCTCATCCACACCGTGCGCGGCGTCGGTTACACCCTGCGGGAGGAGTGA
- a CDS encoding glycosyltransferase family 4 protein yields MKIVFLLHNAYGIGGTIRTTLNLAAALADRHDVEIVSMRRHRETPRFTVDPRVRLIPLVDTRPDSADTRDPRLGEPARDFPVHEKRYKQYSRLTDERAAEYLRGCRADVIVGTRPGVNVYVARFAPRGALRIAQEHLRYEAHSKRLRAELAPHYRTLDAVVTTTEADTAVYRKRMPLPGTRTLAIPNSVPEPDVPPSEGIEPVIAAAGRLVRGKRFDLLIDAFAEVVEKHPEWRLRIYGGGAEKDRLRERITQQGLDGSAELMGPRSPIEAEFAKASLVAVASDAESFGMTIVEAMRCGVPVVSTDCPLGPAEIIQDGITGRLVPTGDKHALAGALLELIDDAPARRAMGAAALESARTYDPAPIAWRYEQLFEELAASRGARARARTWAALRSRARRLWRRCTAALRRRPRTAAAG; encoded by the coding sequence ATGAAGATCGTATTCCTGCTGCACAACGCCTACGGGATCGGCGGAACGATCCGGACCACGCTGAACCTCGCCGCGGCGCTGGCCGATCGCCACGACGTGGAGATCGTCTCGATGAGACGGCACCGCGAGACGCCGCGGTTCACCGTGGACCCCCGGGTCCGGCTGATCCCGCTGGTGGACACGCGCCCGGACAGCGCCGATACGCGGGATCCGCGGCTCGGCGAGCCGGCCCGGGACTTCCCCGTCCACGAGAAGCGCTACAAGCAGTACAGCAGGCTGACCGACGAGCGGGCGGCGGAGTATCTGCGCGGCTGCCGCGCCGATGTGATCGTGGGCACCCGGCCGGGGGTCAATGTCTATGTCGCCCGCTTCGCCCCGCGCGGCGCGCTGCGCATCGCCCAGGAACATCTGCGGTACGAGGCGCACAGCAAGCGGCTCCGGGCGGAACTCGCACCGCACTACCGCACGCTCGACGCCGTGGTCACGACGACCGAGGCCGACACCGCGGTCTACCGGAAGCGGATGCCGCTGCCGGGTACGCGGACCCTGGCGATACCCAACAGCGTCCCGGAACCGGATGTCCCGCCCTCCGAGGGCATCGAGCCGGTGATCGCAGCGGCCGGCCGGCTGGTCCGTGGCAAGCGCTTCGACCTGCTGATCGACGCCTTCGCCGAGGTCGTGGAGAAGCATCCCGAATGGCGGCTGCGGATCTACGGCGGTGGCGCGGAGAAGGACCGGCTGCGCGAGCGCATCACCCAGCAGGGGCTGGACGGCAGCGCCGAACTGATGGGGCCGCGCTCCCCGATCGAGGCGGAGTTCGCCAAGGCGTCGCTGGTCGCGGTGGCCTCGGACGCCGAGTCGTTCGGCATGACGATCGTGGAGGCGATGCGCTGCGGGGTGCCGGTGGTGAGCACCGACTGCCCGCTGGGCCCGGCCGAGATCATCCAGGACGGGATCACCGGGCGGCTGGTGCCGACCGGGGACAAGCACGCGCTCGCCGGTGCCCTGCTGGAGCTGATCGACGACGCCCCGGCCCGACGGGCCATGGGGGCCGCGGCCCTGGAGTCCGCGCGGACGTACGACCCGGCGCCGATCGCCTGGCGCTACGAGCAGCTCTTCGAGGAACTGGCCGCCAGCCGCGGCGCCCGCGCCCGGGCGCGGACCTGGGCCGCGCTGCGGTCCCGCGCCAGGCGGCTGTGGCGGCGCTGCACTGCGGCCCTCCGCCGCCGTCCCAGGACAGCGGCGGCCGGATGA
- a CDS encoding SDR family NAD(P)-dependent oxidoreductase codes for MTAETAETADAADAGSEAPGIDPERLATCLSVLAELDRLPVDHPDAITVRRATSGIYRTVKQRRRQERRAAKTANDKAVTEATATGAADRIDDETLGLALTSSVTTEIAGILVRPRSCYVCKTRYVEVDAFYHQLCRECAAENRARRDARADLTGRRALLTGGRAKIGMYIALRLLRDGAHTTITTRFPHDAVRRFKAMPDSGEWLHRLKIVGIDLRDPAQVIGLADTVSAAGPLDILINNAAQTVRRSPQAYAELIAGESAPLPAGELPEATVLGAFGSGSQTALPGPRRPRDGALTPQDLTALALTSGSASPARIEAGTAIDAGGLIPDLDATNTWIQRVHEVDPVEMLEVQLCNETAPFILVSRLRPAMAAAPARRKYVVNVSAMEGKFGRGYKGAGHPHTNMAKASLNMLTRTSAREMFESDAILMTSVDTGWITDERPHPDKMRLAAEGFHAPLDLVDGAARVYDPIVRGERGEDLFGCFLKDYAPTTW; via the coding sequence ATGACAGCGGAGACAGCGGAGACAGCGGACGCGGCGGACGCCGGGTCCGAGGCGCCGGGCATCGACCCCGAGCGGCTGGCGACCTGCCTGAGCGTGCTCGCGGAGCTCGACCGGCTGCCGGTCGACCATCCCGATGCCATCACCGTGCGCCGCGCCACCTCCGGGATCTACCGCACCGTGAAGCAGCGCCGCCGCCAGGAGCGGCGGGCCGCGAAGACCGCCAACGACAAGGCCGTGACCGAGGCCACCGCCACCGGGGCCGCCGACCGGATCGACGACGAGACGCTCGGCCTGGCCCTCACCAGTTCGGTGACCACGGAGATCGCGGGCATCCTGGTGCGCCCCCGCTCCTGCTACGTGTGCAAGACCCGCTATGTCGAGGTGGACGCGTTCTACCACCAGCTCTGTCGCGAGTGCGCCGCTGAGAACCGGGCCCGCCGCGACGCCCGTGCCGATCTCACCGGACGGCGTGCGCTGCTCACCGGCGGCCGCGCGAAGATCGGGATGTACATCGCGCTGCGGCTGCTGCGCGACGGGGCGCACACCACCATCACCACCCGCTTCCCCCATGACGCCGTCCGCCGCTTCAAGGCGATGCCCGACAGCGGTGAGTGGCTGCACCGGTTGAAGATCGTCGGCATTGATCTGCGGGACCCCGCCCAGGTCATCGGGCTGGCCGACACGGTGAGCGCCGCGGGCCCGCTGGACATCCTGATCAACAACGCCGCGCAGACGGTCCGTCGCTCGCCTCAGGCGTACGCGGAGCTGATAGCGGGCGAGTCGGCGCCGCTGCCCGCCGGGGAACTGCCCGAGGCCACGGTCCTCGGCGCCTTCGGCAGCGGCTCCCAGACGGCCCTGCCGGGGCCGCGCCGTCCACGGGACGGCGCGCTGACCCCACAGGACCTCACTGCCCTCGCCCTCACCAGCGGCTCCGCCTCACCCGCCCGGATCGAGGCCGGCACCGCGATCGACGCGGGCGGGCTCATACCGGACCTGGACGCGACCAACACCTGGATCCAGCGGGTCCACGAGGTCGATCCCGTCGAGATGCTCGAAGTGCAACTCTGCAACGAGACGGCGCCCTTCATCCTGGTGAGCCGACTGCGTCCGGCGATGGCCGCCGCGCCCGCCCGGCGCAAGTACGTGGTGAACGTGTCCGCGATGGAGGGCAAGTTCGGCCGCGGATACAAGGGTGCCGGGCATCCGCACACCAATATGGCCAAGGCCTCGCTCAACATGCTCACCCGCACCAGCGCACGCGAGATGTTCGAGTCCGACGCCATCCTGATGACCAGCGTCGACACCGGCTGGATCACCGACGAGCGGCCGCACCCCGACAAGATGCGGCTGGCCGCCGAGGGCTTCCACGCCCCGCTCGACCTCGTCGACGGCGCGGCCCGGGTATACGACCCGATCGTCCGGGGTGAGCGGGGCGAGGACCTCTTCGGCTGTTTCCTGAAGGACTACGCGCCGACGACCTGGTAG
- a CDS encoding glutamine synthetase family protein has translation MGTGDRERAYERARQEAERLAVDGVSGVALTWVDNAGLTRVKAVPAARLPHAARRGVGMSPVFDVYLVDDSMTTSPHIGGPDGDLRLFPDLDRLTPLAAQPGWAWAPADRYDQAGAAHPACQRLFARRMTERARERGLTLRMGFETEWVITSDEATDDEPRYPSAGPAYGMARVVDLSGYLADLLGVLRTQRIEVLQLHPEYSPGQFEVSVAPADPVGAADLAVLVRETIRAVSGRAGLRPLFGPVVRAGGVGNGGHLHMSLWQDDRNLCRDGDGPHGMTATSEAFLAGVLRALPALLAVGAPSPASYLRLEPSRWAGAYQCWGLENREAALRFITGAPDDPGAANAEVKCFDPAANPYLVTGSVIAAGLAGLDAGLTLPAPVSGDPVVQGRERRLPTSLPEALERFEDSAVLREAMGDPLFESIAAVRRAESELFAKASPQEIATATRGRY, from the coding sequence ATGGGGACGGGCGATCGCGAACGGGCATATGAGCGGGCTCGGCAGGAGGCCGAGCGGCTGGCCGTGGACGGGGTCAGCGGAGTCGCGCTGACCTGGGTGGACAACGCGGGCCTCACCCGGGTCAAAGCCGTGCCCGCCGCACGGCTCCCGCACGCCGCGCGCCGCGGTGTCGGAATGTCCCCGGTCTTCGACGTCTATCTGGTCGACGACTCCATGACCACCAGCCCCCACATCGGCGGCCCCGACGGCGATCTGCGGCTCTTCCCCGACCTCGACCGGCTCACCCCGCTGGCCGCGCAGCCCGGCTGGGCATGGGCTCCGGCCGACCGGTACGACCAGGCGGGGGCGGCACACCCCGCCTGTCAACGGCTGTTCGCCCGGCGGATGACGGAGCGGGCCCGGGAGCGTGGGCTCACCCTGCGCATGGGGTTCGAGACGGAGTGGGTCATCACCTCGGACGAGGCGACGGACGACGAACCGCGCTACCCCAGCGCGGGCCCTGCGTACGGAATGGCGCGGGTGGTCGACCTCTCCGGCTATCTCGCCGATCTGCTCGGCGTCCTGCGCACCCAGCGGATCGAGGTGCTCCAACTCCACCCGGAGTACTCCCCCGGGCAGTTCGAGGTGTCCGTGGCACCCGCGGATCCGGTCGGCGCCGCCGATCTGGCCGTGCTGGTGCGGGAGACGATCCGGGCGGTGTCGGGGCGGGCCGGGCTGCGTCCGCTGTTCGGCCCGGTGGTGCGGGCGGGCGGGGTGGGCAACGGCGGCCATCTCCATATGAGCCTGTGGCAGGACGACCGCAATCTGTGCCGGGACGGCGACGGCCCCCACGGCATGACGGCGACGAGCGAGGCGTTCCTCGCCGGGGTACTGCGCGCGCTGCCCGCCCTGCTCGCGGTGGGCGCCCCCTCCCCCGCGAGCTATCTGCGGCTCGAGCCCTCCCGCTGGGCCGGGGCGTACCAGTGCTGGGGGCTGGAGAACCGGGAGGCCGCGCTGCGGTTCATCACCGGCGCACCGGATGACCCGGGGGCGGCCAACGCCGAGGTCAAGTGCTTCGACCCGGCGGCCAATCCGTATCTGGTGACGGGTTCGGTCATCGCCGCCGGGCTGGCCGGGCTGGACGCCGGTCTGACCCTGCCCGCGCCGGTCTCCGGTGACCCGGTGGTCCAGGGGCGGGAGCGGCGGCTGCCCACCTCGCTGCCGGAGGCACTGGAGCGGTTCGAGGACTCCGCGGTGCTCCGGGAGGCGATGGGCGATCCGCTCTTCGAGTCCATCGCGGCGGTACGCCGGGCGGAGTCCGAGCTGTTCGCGAAGGCGAGCCCCCAGGAGATCGCGACCGCGACCCGCGGGCGGTACTGA
- a CDS encoding amidohydrolase family protein produces the protein MPGAERPDPAELPLPPLVDHHCHGVVRSELDSAAFEAFLTESDAPAALGTTFFDSQLGFAVRRWCPPLLGLDPHCPPARYLARRREMGAREVTRRLLAASGIGEFLVDTGLPGDLTTPRELAAAAGGTAHEIVRLEQLAERTADTALTADDFLTGLADGVREAARTAAGFKSVAAYRYGLDLAPEPPAPADVHTAAERWLARRAESNGAAARVTDPVLLRHLLWSAAHTGLPLQLHTGFGDPDLRLDRCDPLALTDFIRAVRPTGCTLILLHGYPYHRGAGYLAAVFPHVYADVGLALTHTGARAGAVLAEMMELAPFGKVLFSTDAYGLPELYVVGARLFREGLSALVNGWVAEGAWSRRDAHRVAALLAADNARRVYGLGSASGRDI, from the coding sequence GTGCCCGGCGCCGAGAGGCCGGACCCGGCCGAGCTTCCGCTGCCGCCCCTGGTGGACCACCACTGCCACGGGGTGGTCCGCTCCGAGCTGGACTCGGCCGCGTTCGAGGCGTTCCTGACCGAGTCCGACGCGCCCGCGGCGCTCGGCACCACGTTCTTCGACAGCCAGTTGGGCTTCGCGGTACGGCGCTGGTGTCCACCGCTGCTCGGGCTGGACCCGCACTGCCCGCCCGCCCGGTACCTCGCCCGGCGGCGCGAGATGGGGGCGCGGGAGGTGACCCGGCGGCTGCTGGCGGCGTCCGGCATCGGTGAGTTCCTGGTGGACACGGGACTGCCCGGGGACCTCACCACACCGCGGGAGCTGGCCGCGGCGGCGGGCGGTACGGCCCATGAGATCGTCCGCCTGGAACAGCTGGCGGAGCGGACCGCGGACACCGCGCTGACCGCGGACGACTTCCTGACCGGGCTGGCGGACGGGGTGCGCGAGGCGGCCCGTACGGCGGCGGGGTTCAAGTCGGTGGCCGCGTACCGCTACGGGCTGGACTTGGCGCCCGAACCCCCGGCCCCGGCCGACGTGCACACCGCGGCCGAGCGCTGGCTCGCCCGCCGGGCCGAGAGCAACGGGGCCGCGGCCCGGGTCACCGATCCCGTACTGCTGCGCCATCTGCTGTGGTCGGCCGCGCACACCGGGCTGCCGCTCCAACTGCACACCGGGTTCGGCGATCCGGATCTGCGGCTGGACCGCTGCGATCCGCTCGCGCTCACCGACTTCATCCGCGCGGTACGGCCCACCGGCTGCACGCTGATCCTGTTGCACGGCTATCCGTACCACCGCGGCGCGGGCTATCTGGCCGCCGTCTTCCCCCATGTCTACGCCGATGTGGGGCTGGCCCTGACGCACACCGGGGCGCGGGCCGGGGCCGTGCTCGCCGAGATGATGGAGCTCGCCCCCTTCGGCAAGGTGCTGTTCTCGACCGACGCCTACGGGCTGCCCGAGCTGTATGTGGTGGGGGCCCGGCTGTTCAGGGAGGGGCTGTCCGCGCTGGTGAACGGCTGGGTGGCGGAGGGAGCCTGGTCGCGGCGGGACGCCCACCGGGTGGCGGCGCTGCTCGCCGCGGACAACGCCCGCCGGGTGTACGGGCTGGGCAGCGCGTCCGGCCGCGACATCTGA
- a CDS encoding SDR family oxidoreductase: MRISGTTVLLTGATGGIGQTLARALAAKGATLLLTGRREEVLRPLADRLGARALVADLADRSDLERLAEEASDARILIANAALPSSGQVLDYRTDQLDRALDVNLRAPLLLSRLMAPKMVAEGSGHLVMIGSLSGRTASPGAALYNASKFGLRGFTLGLRQDLHGTGVGVSLVQPGFVGDAGMFADSGATPPAGVRTVSTRQVAVATIRAIERNRAEVNVAPVELRFGSALGGLFPSLSERVQRQAGAGRTAAQLSDGQRDKR; encoded by the coding sequence ATGCGGATCAGCGGTACGACCGTCCTGCTCACCGGGGCCACCGGGGGCATCGGCCAGACACTGGCCCGCGCGCTCGCGGCCAAGGGCGCCACACTCCTGCTCACCGGGCGGCGCGAGGAGGTGCTGCGGCCGCTGGCCGACCGTCTGGGCGCACGGGCGCTGGTGGCCGATCTGGCCGACCGGTCGGATCTGGAGCGGCTCGCCGAGGAGGCATCGGACGCCCGTATCCTCATCGCCAACGCCGCGCTGCCCTCCAGCGGGCAGGTGCTCGACTACCGCACCGACCAGCTCGACCGCGCCCTCGACGTCAATCTGCGCGCTCCGCTGCTGCTGTCCCGGCTGATGGCCCCGAAGATGGTGGCCGAGGGCTCCGGCCATCTGGTGATGATCGGCTCGCTCTCGGGCCGTACCGCCTCCCCCGGTGCCGCGCTCTACAACGCGTCCAAGTTCGGGCTGCGCGGCTTCACCCTGGGACTGCGGCAGGACCTGCACGGCACGGGCGTCGGGGTCTCGCTGGTGCAGCCCGGATTCGTGGGCGACGCCGGGATGTTCGCCGACTCCGGCGCCACGCCGCCCGCCGGGGTGCGGACCGTGTCCACCCGCCAGGTGGCGGTGGCGACCATCCGCGCCATCGAACGCAACCGGGCCGAGGTGAACGTCGCCCCGGTGGAGCTGCGCTTCGGCAGCGCACTCGGCGGACTCTTCCCGAGCCTGTCCGAGCGGGTTCAGCGGCAGGCCGGGGCCGGCAGGACCGCGGCCCAACTCTCGGACGGGCAGCGCGACAAGCGCTGA
- a CDS encoding alcohol dehydrogenase catalytic domain-containing protein, whose translation MRAVVFDDFGHRPEVRVVDDPAPSRSGAVIRVEATGLCRSDWHGWMGHDPEIRLPHVPGHELAGVVEEVGPDVLNWSPGHRVTVPFVCACGRCAACAEGAQQVCERQTQPGFTHWGSFAEFVAIENADVNLVGIRSELSFTTAAGLGCRFAAAFRAVVAQGRVAPGEWVAVHGCGGVGLSAVMIAAAAGARVVAVDISPRALALAARFGAEVCVDVASTLGSVAEAVADATGGGAHVSLDALGSPRTCAASIKSLRRHGRHVQVGLLPPAAGSPMLPMDQVIALELQLLGSHGMAAHAYRPMMEMVEAGSLRPDLLVTDVIGLDEVPDALSTMAAGAKGGVTVIEPGRPPLRR comes from the coding sequence ATGCGTGCTGTGGTGTTCGATGACTTCGGGCACAGGCCCGAGGTCCGGGTCGTCGACGACCCGGCCCCCTCCCGGAGCGGTGCGGTCATCCGGGTCGAGGCGACCGGGCTGTGCCGCAGCGACTGGCACGGCTGGATGGGCCACGACCCGGAGATACGGCTGCCGCATGTCCCCGGCCATGAACTGGCGGGCGTGGTGGAGGAGGTGGGCCCGGACGTCCTCAACTGGAGTCCGGGACACCGGGTCACCGTCCCCTTCGTCTGTGCCTGCGGGCGCTGTGCCGCCTGCGCGGAGGGCGCCCAGCAGGTGTGCGAGCGGCAGACCCAGCCGGGGTTCACCCACTGGGGATCGTTCGCCGAGTTCGTGGCGATCGAGAACGCCGATGTGAATCTGGTCGGCATCCGCAGCGAGCTGTCGTTCACCACGGCCGCCGGTCTCGGCTGCCGCTTCGCCGCCGCGTTCCGTGCCGTGGTGGCGCAGGGCCGGGTCGCCCCGGGCGAATGGGTCGCGGTGCACGGCTGCGGCGGGGTGGGGCTGTCCGCGGTCATGATCGCCGCGGCGGCCGGGGCGCGGGTGGTGGCGGTGGACATCTCCCCCCGGGCGCTCGCGCTGGCCGCGCGGTTCGGGGCGGAGGTGTGCGTGGACGTGGCGTCCACCCTGGGCTCGGTGGCGGAGGCGGTCGCGGACGCGACGGGCGGCGGGGCCCATGTCTCGCTGGACGCGCTGGGCTCCCCGCGCACCTGCGCGGCGTCCATCAAGTCCCTCCGCCGCCATGGCCGCCATGTCCAGGTGGGGTTGCTGCCCCCGGCCGCCGGGAGCCCGATGCTCCCCATGGACCAGGTGATCGCGCTCGAACTGCAACTGCTGGGCAGCCACGGCATGGCCGCCCACGCCTACCGGCCGATGATGGAGATGGTCGAGGCCGGATCGCTGCGGCCCGATCTGCTGGTCACCGATGTCATCGGACTGGACGAGGTGCCCGATGCGCTGTCCACGATGGCGGCGGGGGCCAAGGGCGGGGTCACCGTCATCGAACCGGGCCGCCCGCCCCTGAGGCGCTGA